A region of Thermococcus argininiproducens DNA encodes the following proteins:
- a CDS encoding Na(+)/H(+) antiporter subunit B: protein MVKRVLAIVFILIIGLWMAKALDQVPFGEDRMLVGKYYLDHVKEETGAVNAVTAVVVNYRGFDTLGEVTVLFIASTGVAALLWKKRKERSAKTEGSVVLTTGARILLPFIMLFGAYIFIHGHLTPGGGFPGGATIATAFLFLYLTFTLYEVDHKIFEPLEGLAGIGYVTVGLIGLAVGGYFLFDWIWQTWGVGKENIGRLISAGFIPIIYTLIGIKVGTELTGIIDNMIKEPEEGGQ, encoded by the coding sequence ATGGTAAAAAGAGTTCTAGCAATAGTTTTCATACTTATCATAGGCCTTTGGATGGCAAAGGCACTTGATCAAGTTCCTTTTGGCGAAGACAGAATGCTCGTGGGTAAATACTACCTCGATCATGTGAAAGAAGAGACAGGGGCTGTAAATGCTGTAACCGCTGTAGTTGTTAACTATAGAGGTTTTGATACTCTTGGAGAGGTCACAGTACTCTTCATAGCTTCTACTGGTGTTGCAGCACTCCTATGGAAAAAAAGAAAAGAAAGGTCTGCTAAAACCGAAGGAAGTGTCGTCTTAACAACAGGTGCGAGAATTCTTTTGCCCTTCATAATGCTCTTTGGGGCTTATATCTTTATTCATGGACATCTTACTCCAGGAGGAGGCTTCCCGGGCGGGGCAACAATTGCAACAGCATTTTTGTTCCTCTACTTGACGTTTACTCTCTATGAAGTTGATCATAAAATCTTCGAGCCACTTGAAGGTCTTGCAGGAATTGGGTACGTTACAGTTGGTCTTATCGGTCTAGCAGTAGGTGGTTACTTCCTCTTTGACTGGATATGGCAAACATGGGGAGTAGGAAAGGAGAATATTGGACGACTCATTAGCGCAGGATTCATTCCAATAATCTATACCTTAATCGGAATTAAAGTTGGTACTGAGCTTACTGGAATTATTGACAACATGATTAAAGAGCCCGAGGAGGGAGGGCAATGA
- a CDS encoding monovalent cation/H+ antiporter complex subunit F — MIEIYLILIGIAVILSMYRFFRGPTTADRIVAVDIMTTLTTGLMVLFALYYRRAIFLDVALVYAVLAFVGVIAFARYMEGGL, encoded by the coding sequence GGGATTGCGGTGATTTTAAGCATGTATAGATTCTTCAGAGGTCCAACAACAGCGGATAGAATTGTCGCTGTCGATATAATGACGACACTTACCACTGGATTAATGGTGCTTTTTGCCCTTTACTACAGGAGAGCAATATTCCTTGATGTGGCCCTAGTTTATGCGGTGCTTGCATTTGTAGGAGTTATAGCTTTTGCCAGATACATGGAGGGAGGACTATGA
- the mnhG gene encoding monovalent cation/H(+) antiporter subunit G produces MSIASIVGQALVLFGTFFYVLSSLGLIRMPDVYNRMQTATKSATLGSLGVIIGVGIWAIGEVNSYSWISKTLIIAVFLLLTNPIAAHALIRAAYKSGVPLWEGSIIDKYKEAEASLERVEQIKEALGESAKEVEKNE; encoded by the coding sequence ATGAGTATTGCTTCTATAGTTGGGCAAGCACTTGTGTTGTTTGGAACATTCTTCTACGTACTATCATCCCTTGGTCTAATTAGGATGCCAGATGTTTACAACAGAATGCAAACTGCGACAAAGAGCGCTACTTTGGGCTCCCTCGGTGTTATTATTGGAGTTGGAATATGGGCAATTGGAGAAGTAAACAGTTACTCTTGGATCTCAAAAACTTTGATAATTGCCGTATTCTTGCTTTTAACTAATCCAATAGCAGCTCATGCGCTTATTAGAGCAGCATATAAGAGTGGAGTGCCTCTCTGGGAGGGGAGTATCATTGACAAATACAAAGAGGCGGAAGCTTCGTTGGAGAGAGTAGAGCAGATAAAGGAGGCCTTAGGGGAATCAGCTAAGGAGGTTGAAAAAAATGAGTGA
- a CDS encoding DUF4040 domain-containing protein — MSDLVAIFIAALMVISAIFAVEWRDLLAAVVGMAAVSLFASIAFFFLQAPDVAMVEAAIGAALSAAVFIFAIKRTERYEKEEEGTGWWVRW; from the coding sequence ATGAGTGATTTGGTAGCCATTTTTATTGCTGCACTAATGGTTATCTCTGCAATTTTTGCAGTGGAATGGAGAGATCTCTTGGCAGCAGTTGTTGGAATGGCTGCAGTGAGTCTTTTTGCCTCAATAGCGTTCTTTTTCCTTCAAGCTCCAGATGTTGCAATGGTTGAAGCTGCTATCGGGGCCGCATTAAGCGCTGCAGTGTTTATCTTTGCAATAAAGAGAACTGAGAGATATGAAAAGGAAGAGGAAGGCACAGGATGGTGGGTGAGATGGTAA
- a CDS encoding NADH-quinone oxidoreductase subunit K, protein MNPYYFASIALILIGFYAILAKRNVLKMLVGLSIMETGVNLLLISVGYVSGKSAPILTEGITPNNAVDPIPQALVLTAIVIGVATTAMALSVVINLYEKYKTLNVEEIRRLRG, encoded by the coding sequence ATGAATCCGTACTACTTTGCTTCAATAGCTCTCATATTAATAGGGTTCTATGCGATATTAGCCAAGAGGAATGTTCTAAAGATGCTTGTAGGTCTGAGTATCATGGAGACAGGGGTTAATCTTCTGCTAATTAGTGTTGGCTATGTGAGTGGTAAAAGTGCCCCAATCTTAACGGAAGGAATAACCCCAAATAATGCGGTGGATCCAATTCCACAGGCTTTAGTGCTTACAGCAATTGTGATAGGTGTTGCAACGACTGCAATGGCCTTGAGCGTTGTGATAAACCTCTATGAAAAGTACAAAACCCTTAACGTAGAAGAGATAAGGAGGTTGAGGGGATGA